The DNA sequence AAAAGTTTTTTTATcgcaaaaagaaaattttattttattgataaaattatttttatttaaaatttaattttatgatttaaaataattttaatatatttgtaaaattgaaatgaatttttttatttgaaatgatttttaaataataaaattttctttttttataattttatttttaaaaaattatttttagtagacACTCACttataaataagaatatttttgacatatcaaatattaaatttgaatgttataaaaattaatttaaaaatcaaacctctttcaatttaatttataaatattaaaaatatgagaattaaaattttcaaataaattaaaataatttatttttatatattttaaaataagtaaaagaattTTCTATTCTTATTAAATGAATTTGAATTCTTGACATTCTAAAATAACTTCAAAGGAAATAAGAAAAGTGATGTACTCTTTTTAATTTGCTATTGTATTAGTAGGCATCAATTATAATTTATCTCTATAATTATTGATAAGTATGTGAAACAGTAATAAATATGACCTTATTGTCTGATTAACACTCACATTAGTCAAGGTATAAAATATCGCAGCTTGTGTTGATGAATATTTTTATGGAGATACGGCGGAAGCTTCAtcagaaaatataaaatcatcTGAGGATCCCATATACAGAGGTTATAAGGCTGTTTTGGATTCAAAATCTACGGATGAAACACTGGTAATTAATAAATCATCTATCTTTTGCTTCCTTCTAAACTTTTAATGCATGCATTCCAAATAAGAGAAATATTAATTGATTGATATTTttcaatgtatttattttatattgaattaatgttaattaattcttttattttttaattaaaaatattgacaTTCTAATAATATTCCTCATAAATAATTAAGTACAAATTATTTACATTCAATGCAGAAACattcaacaaaaattcaatttttttcttgtttgctttttcttttatatattttgacaTAATAAGACATGTGTATTTTGAACACAAATATATCTATTAtgtatgttaaaaaaatatgttattttaaacataaaagtACTTGTATTTGTTTAAAAGTCTGTATTTTTTCTACACAAatgtatgtgtatataaaaatataaatgtgCTTTTTTTTTAATAGCTATCTATTTAGTATATACACAAGTTGTCCATTTTCATTTGTATACACAAGACGTTTCACAAATAGAGAAACCTGGGTGAGTGAATGAAAGCATCATATCAAATATATGAGATTGCAGGGAAATTGAAGTATGAATGGAACAAAAGGGTAAAACCCAAAATAGGACTCACAGTTTTTGAGTTTCCAAAATCACCTAGAGCACTGCTAGCAATAGGATACGATCTGAGCTTGTGAGGCTTTCCATTCTTGTCGCCATCTGGAATCACCCCGATTGATTGTCCTTCTCTGTAAGGAACCTCTCCTCCTGAAACAATAATTACAATCAAATATTTgttgaattataaaagggatgAGCGCATGCATAGTTATATAAATAAATACCCTCTGTGCTGAAGACCGTGTGCCAAGTTTCACCAGTGATCTTAGTGTTGAGCAAGCATCTTCCAATGTATGGTtccttgggtttgaacttgttcaCAACACCACCTTCTTCCTGCTTCTTGGAAATCTTTTCAACCTTAGCAGGTGCCTCAGTTCTGACCTGAGCTCTGATGGGAACCATTCTTCCACTGATACAAACATCTCTATACTGCAATGTAACCTGGCAATTCACAAACACCACcacagatcatcatattcatagTTCTAGCTCATGTTGATGACCATGAATAAGGGAATGAATGTTTTGTCATTTGGAGACCACATTTGAGAAATTGCTTATGCTTCCGACACCACAACTCATATAAAAGCTAGAGCATGCTATGTGTACAGTGTGAACTATTCTTTCGCGTTAAGTGGTATACGCCAATTTTTTTAAGAGCCTTCCCTAAAAGGAGTGGCTCAATAATAAAAGTTGAAAATCTTGTTCCTAAAATTtggtttgttttatatttttattttttgactaaAATTTCCTTAATCTGTTCATGTTGAaatgttttaaaaagataataataataataataataataataataataataataataataataataataataataataataataataataataataataataataataataataataattgagcaAAGATattgtcctttttatttttcatttccttCTCATCGTTCGGGTATTTATGTTATGTTTAAAGTTTCAGATGATAACAACAAATGATTTCAAAGTTAACTGCACCATGAAGTTTGGGTGTTTACTCTTTGAAATTACTCAAAAAAGGACTTCATCAACTTTAAAATATAGTTATTAAGAATTTACGACTAATATAGCCTTActcaatataataatataaaatataatatgacacctactcaaataaaaatgacaaatatttttttataaatatacttGTTAAATTATGgattttttacttaaattttaaataaaaataatatttttataagatattaaaattaaattctataatttattatctaatgataaaaaaaatatttttatataaagataattataaattttttattatagtaTCCAACCGTATAATAAAGCTACATATTCATAACATGCTTTCAAATTGTTGTGTTTTGAATTGGGTAGGCATTACATGCTAGTTGGGAGCCAAGGCATTCCAGGTACTGTCATAGATTTCCATGGCAGCAATATGTGAAAGTTGGGAATGTTCTTCGTCAGTTTGGGTATACCGTTGTGGCCCTTCACGGCTGTTTGAGATCAGAAATTCAGGTACTCATACTTAAATAAATTTGACTATTTAGAAAAATTTTGCTCTCAAGTTTATTTTTGTGATTAGGATTATAATTTGATAAAAAGTATTACATTGTAAATAATTTTGACAAATTAAACGAGAATACAATGTTAGAGACTACTGATTATTTTGGCATTAGAAATGTCTAAAAtaaatagattttaaaaaaaagttgaaaactaGAACTATTATAACTTTGCATACAGTTTAACCATTATTttaatgaatgaaaataagacTTTACTATTTTGCTTAAAAGTTTCACAAAATTCTAATACATAATAAAAGCAATTAGCAAAGAAGTcttaataaatgttaaaattcttatttttgaatttggatGAAAAAAATACGGATTAATCAAAACACTTTTTGTTATTGGATTTGCGGGTGTTTACAACCtaaaagtaaataactaaataaacaatTATGTTACATAATCAACACCTCTCAACCACCATCATGGCCAGCAATAGCTTAAAAAAgtccaataaaacaaaataaaaaatatattttttaaaaattaattttttatcctTTTCACGTTTTTTCCTTCGTTCcaacatataatttttttcaccCACCACTAGTCACACAAGCCACCACTTGGTCTTACTGCAAATTCAAAATTCTAATTcttaaactataaaaaaaaatttaattttaaatcttaaatcctaaattttaatcttaaattagttttatattattttactttCAAATTTTCATCTTTATTTAAGTTTTGAATAATCGAAtgttttgattatttttaattttaaattttttttataaaaatattattcgtatACTAAAATCAACTAATAAAATGAGTCACTAacacatttatatatataaacacatatataatttaatttatttttaatatatatttatattttaacatgtattttatactaataacttatttgataattaattttagtaacatAATAACATAATCATTCTTTCTAGTGTTCAATTGTTGGCccatttgttgattgattgacATCGAAAAAAACAAATTAGAAATGTAAAAGCATCCGAGTCCTCTCCAGTTCACCTTAATTCACCACTATCTCATGTTTTTTGTGTTGGAATTTTATTCAGACACCGAGATCTGTTAGAGTTCTTTTCAAGGACCCATGCATAAGAGTAGCAGGAGAGGTAACAAAGGCACTGATAGAACTGGGAAACAGCATAAGGAACCGCCGCCATTGCTCCCCAGAAATACTGTCAGACCATCTCCATGAAGCCTTGCAGGACCTCAATACCGCCATAAGGTCGCAGCCTCGACTCTTCCTGGGCGCTAATGacacccaagccaagaacatgcTTGCCATGGCCGCCGCCCAAGCAGGCGAAACTAAGCCTTCCAAGTCATCGCTGCCAACTGTTAAGACTGATTCTTCTGCCTTGTCCAACTGGAAATCCAAAAGggtatattgttattttttagaatagatagatatatataaaaatcagttatcagataaaatatatgttggaatATAAAATATGCATAGAAAATGAGTTAAACAACGTATATATTTAGATACAaatatatgataactaattttaatatacacaatatttttgtataaattagttttttttggtCAAACACTTttaatttaatgaatttaaaatcagaataaaaaaggAGGATTTTGTTAGATTTCAACGTATAACTATGTGGAATCATTGTATGATCCATGCATATTGCATACATAAATACTACTGTCATATTTAAACttctttagtaatttttatttgattaaataaaacaatgatatttgcttattattataaTTCAATACGTGTTGTAACAGGCATGCAATGAGCAAGCGGGAAACAAGGAACCAGAGAGAAAGGTGTTGAGACACCAATTGAGCAAAATTGCAATTACCAGCCTTGAATTCTCAGAGGCATTGCCTTTTGCTGCTTTTGCATCTTTACTTGTGGAGATAGTGGCCAAACTAGACCTTGTTATAGGGGAGGTTGAAGAACTTGGAACGCTTGCAAGTTTCAAAGAGTATAGAGCTGGTGATGAGAAGATTGATGTGAAATGTGAGAAACCAAGGCTTGATGTTCTTGAGAACCATTTGCCTTCTCTTGGAGTAGAATAATATGATACTAGACTTATTCTTTCATGGGCATGGATTATTATTTTGAGGAATAATGGTGATATATATATTATGTGTTTTACAATGTTTAACTCTACAAAGTCCATAAAATGAATATTATCCCTTTAATAACGATATCTTAATCTTATGTCACAATAATATCCACTTTATTGTTGGATTGATCAAATTAGAAATTGAGAGGACGATTGAACTTCATTTGTGTTACGGACCCGCGGATCCAACCCTTAACGGCCCAACAATGACTTAGCTTCCAAGTCTAAATCATCTTTATGGCCTAATAATAGGGATGAgttataaaatcaaaaattacTAACCAACATTTAAATTCAAACATTTTTCTTATCTTAActaattgaaaagataagatgacAAGATAAAACTATATAGTATATAAAGAGGAGCCTAGAGCTTCTCCAATTATGTTACATACATACACTTATATCCTACTTATTATTATATCCATTCTAATTTGAGCGTTGTATTATCTTTGTAGGTCATCCTCCACCATTCATCTAATTGAACACTACAAAAAAatggtttaaaataatatttatattgcgGCATTTTATAGTGTTATCATAATTAATTTGCATAAAATAGCGGTTTTTAATTTGGTGATTCTAGCGATTTTAAACTACCATTATCGGGACCAATTATTAAAAATTGAGGCCTAAaactcttctccaacaatgtaaACCCTAAGACACAGTGATACTACTACTATTGAAATTCGAAAATTCAGTTCTGGTAAAACTAATGCTGCCACCACAAATCCAAAAACGACGTTTTGTGTTATGCTCTGGCGACGATTTGCTCTATCGATTACTACTCCATCGAGATTGTGTGCTGTGAATTAAAATGCTGTCTCCAGCGATGATTTCCTCTAGCAATGTTCTCCTCCGACGACACGTTCTCCTCCCGCTACAATCTCCTCGATTGAGCTACCGTACTGTGAATTGAAACGC is a window from the Arachis hypogaea cultivar Tifrunner chromosome 1, arahy.Tifrunner.gnm2.J5K5, whole genome shotgun sequence genome containing:
- the LOC112765519 gene encoding aluminum-activated malate transporter 12 produces the protein MVRKVHAGLNNGNGNYLKKVKEFPRVAWRSIWKVGRDDPRRLIHAFKVGLALTIVSLLYLLEPLFKGIGQNSIWAVMTVVVVFEFTAGATLCKGLNRGLGTLLAGLLAFLIEYVADASGHILRAIFIGAAVFLIGAAATYVRFFPYIKKNYDYGVVIFMLTFNLITLSSFRVENVLKIAHERFYTIAIGCAVCLFMSLLVFPNWSGEDLHNSTAFKLEGLADSIQACVDEYFYGDTAEASSENIKSSEDPIYRGYKAVLDSKSTDETLALHASWEPRHSRYCHRFPWQQYVKVGNVLRQFGYTVVALHGCLRSEIQTPRSVRVLFKDPCIRVAGEVTKALIELGNSIRNRRHCSPEILSDHLHEALQDLNTAIRSQPRLFLGANDTQAKNMLAMAAAQAGETKPSKSSLPTVKTDSSALSNWKSKRACNEQAGNKEPERKVLRHQLSKIAITSLEFSEALPFAAFASLLVEIVAKLDLVIGEVEELGTLASFKEYRAGDEKIDVKCEKPRLDVLENHLPSLGVE